One window from the genome of Acidimicrobiales bacterium encodes:
- a CDS encoding M23 family metallopeptidase yields MRRAVAFVVAVACTLLMVSPARAAEGDRSGDVADAQKRANAAAARHAAAQSALAKVEDELSRLEARTATARAEVDQLATRVRDLAVRQYVNSGIGPSALSSDPGSLSRGQAMLRIVTLGDTDDLERFRVARADMEAGQEAMRKRLAEQRAAAQALRAESGKAMAELEKLAAAQAAFEAKKAAEEQARAQRERSASRQAPAAAPAPSGGARVIGSGSWICPVQGPRSFTNDWGQPRSGGRRHQGTDILSPRGTPVVASVSGTVRKHNSSLGGLSYYLDGDDGTTYFGTHLHSYTGPTGRVSAGTVIGTVGNTGNASGGPTHLHFEIHPGGGGPVNPYPTLAKYC; encoded by the coding sequence ATGCGACGAGCTGTGGCTTTCGTGGTCGCCGTCGCGTGCACGCTCCTGATGGTCAGCCCGGCGCGAGCCGCCGAGGGCGACCGGTCAGGCGACGTGGCCGACGCGCAGAAGCGAGCCAACGCCGCTGCCGCTCGACACGCCGCGGCCCAGTCGGCGTTGGCCAAGGTCGAAGACGAGCTCAGCCGGCTGGAAGCCCGCACGGCCACGGCACGCGCCGAGGTCGACCAGTTGGCCACGCGGGTGCGCGACCTCGCGGTGCGCCAGTACGTCAACAGCGGGATCGGCCCCTCGGCCCTGAGCAGCGACCCCGGCTCCCTGTCGCGGGGCCAGGCCATGCTGCGCATCGTGACGCTGGGCGACACCGACGACCTGGAGCGCTTCCGGGTGGCCCGGGCCGACATGGAGGCGGGCCAGGAAGCCATGCGCAAGCGCCTGGCCGAACAGCGAGCCGCGGCCCAGGCGCTGCGGGCAGAGTCGGGCAAGGCCATGGCAGAACTGGAGAAGCTGGCCGCCGCCCAGGCCGCCTTCGAAGCCAAGAAGGCAGCCGAGGAGCAGGCTCGTGCCCAGCGCGAGCGGAGCGCCTCACGGCAGGCGCCTGCGGCGGCGCCGGCACCGTCGGGCGGCGCCCGGGTGATCGGGTCGGGTTCGTGGATCTGCCCGGTGCAGGGGCCGCGTTCGTTCACCAACGACTGGGGCCAGCCCCGTTCGGGCGGTCGCCGCCACCAGGGCACCGACATCCTCTCGCCCCGCGGCACGCCGGTGGTGGCCAGCGTCAGCGGCACCGTCCGAAAGCACAACTCCAGCCTGGGCGGCCTGTCGTACTACCTCGACGGCGACGACGGCACCACCTACTTCGGCACCCACCTCCACTCCTACACCGGGCCCACGGGCCGGGTGTCGGCGGGCACGGTGATCGGCACGGTGGGCAACACCGGCAACGCCAGCGGCGGGCCGACCCACCTGCACTTCGAGATCCACCCCGGCGGCGGCGGGCCGGTGAACCCGTACCCGACCCTCGCCAAATACTGCTGA
- the npdG gene encoding NADPH-dependent F420 reductase: MHVGILGGTGPAGSALAARLASVGIEVTIGSRSKERAQEACTAICDKFPDLDLPLRAGDNPMAADCEVVVVATPWDAAAATAASVSDYLDDKVVICMANALVKVGNEFQPLVPPRGSVAAHVQSEVPKARVAAAFHHLPAHALMKLGTPVESDVLICSDHPSATEVTATIVDCIPALRPLDAGSLSNAAPIEAITAVLLQLNVRYKARAAIRMTGITLP, from the coding sequence GTGCACGTAGGCATCCTGGGAGGGACCGGCCCGGCCGGCAGCGCACTGGCTGCTCGCTTGGCATCGGTGGGAATCGAAGTGACCATCGGCTCGCGTTCGAAGGAACGGGCGCAGGAGGCGTGTACGGCCATCTGCGACAAGTTCCCCGACCTCGACCTGCCCCTGCGGGCGGGCGACAACCCGATGGCGGCCGACTGCGAGGTCGTGGTGGTGGCCACCCCGTGGGACGCGGCGGCGGCCACGGCGGCGTCGGTGAGCGACTACCTCGACGACAAGGTGGTCATCTGCATGGCCAACGCCTTGGTCAAGGTGGGCAACGAGTTCCAGCCGCTGGTGCCGCCCCGCGGCTCGGTGGCCGCCCACGTGCAGAGCGAGGTGCCCAAGGCCCGTGTGGCGGCCGCCTTCCACCACCTGCCCGCCCACGCCCTCATGAAGCTCGGCACCCCGGTGGAGAGCGACGTGCTCATCTGCTCCGACCACCCCTCGGCCACCGAGGTCACCGCCACAATCGTCGACTGCATCCCCGCCCTTCGCCCGCTCGACGCCGGGTCGCTGTCGAACGCTGCGCCCATCGAGGCCATCACCGCCGTGCTCCTGCAGTTGAACGTGCGCTACAAGGCCCGGGCCGCCATCCGCATGACGGGGATCACCCTGCCGTGA